The Paenibacillus sophorae genome has a segment encoding these proteins:
- a CDS encoding CD1375 family protein, with product MAKVYADLIRQDLKTVDEVPSALQEEVRQIIVMA from the coding sequence ATGGCTAAAGTATACGCGGACTTGATCCGCCAGGACCTAAAGACGGTGGATGAAGTTCCATCAGCATTACAAGAGGAAGTGCGCCAAATCATCGTAATGGCGTGA
- a CDS encoding XkdW family protein: MNLPETLKFLYPNASPLFDYLIQDDGPTPTLREGVDGRKKYLIRPLTEGETEEVEGVHYYYRVYFGDLVEGQDYDIVNRGPYIAVWNLDAPKPTEEELQSAWDAYQKAEADKPPAELGELEQLRKELADTKAALEDTNGKLKAAGEETTNVQLALAEIYEQLLALKEGNANG, from the coding sequence ATGAATTTACCCGAAACATTAAAATTTTTGTACCCTAACGCAAGTCCGCTGTTTGATTACTTGATACAAGATGACGGACCCACGCCAACTTTGCGAGAAGGAGTCGATGGGCGAAAAAAATACTTAATCCGCCCTCTTACAGAAGGGGAGACGGAAGAAGTTGAAGGTGTTCATTATTATTATCGCGTATACTTCGGCGATTTAGTTGAAGGCCAAGATTATGACATTGTAAATCGAGGCCCATACATCGCCGTCTGGAACCTGGATGCCCCGAAGCCGACTGAAGAGGAATTGCAGTCCGCCTGGGATGCATATCAGAAAGCTGAAGCGGACAAGCCGCCGGCGGAGCTAGGCGAGTTGGAACAGCTGCGTAAGGAGCTCGCGGATACCAAAGCTGCTCTGGAAGATACGAACGGTAAGCTGAAAGCCGCCGGGGAGGAGACAACCAATGTGCAGCTCGCGCTGGCCGAGATATATGAGCAGCTGCTGGCGCTGAAGGAGGGGAACGCCAATGGCTAA
- a CDS encoding putative phage tail protein yields MAANELFTDLMDYLPDYYRGILEMETVQGIHTAECGDAWLALEDHRGQLNVDTATWLLDRWENELGLNVDRTKTYAARRERITAKLRGAGTTTPDMIRRTASAFSGGEVEVAEVPGEYSFEVRFVGTLGIPANLDDLIQIIEEIKPAHLDYRFQYTFTWWTALKALTWSVAHAKTWEDLRVYE; encoded by the coding sequence ATGGCAGCTAATGAGTTGTTTACCGACCTTATGGATTATTTGCCGGATTATTATCGCGGCATCCTGGAAATGGAGACGGTGCAAGGCATTCATACCGCAGAGTGCGGGGACGCCTGGCTTGCTCTGGAAGACCATCGCGGTCAGTTGAATGTAGATACGGCAACCTGGCTGCTGGACCGCTGGGAGAATGAGCTGGGACTGAACGTTGATCGGACCAAGACTTACGCTGCACGCAGGGAACGAATCACAGCGAAGCTGCGAGGGGCGGGGACGACGACGCCGGACATGATCCGGCGGACGGCTTCCGCTTTTTCCGGGGGAGAGGTTGAGGTCGCGGAGGTTCCGGGCGAGTACAGCTTCGAAGTCCGATTCGTTGGCACGCTTGGCATCCCGGCCAATCTGGACGACCTCATTCAAATCATCGAGGAGATCAAGCCGGCTCATCTGGACTATCGCTTCCAGTACACCTTCACCTGGTGGACCGCGCTTAAGGCCCTGACCTGGAGCGTGGCGCACGCTAAGACCTGGGAGGACTTACGAGTATATGAATAG
- a CDS encoding baseplate J/gp47 family protein, which produces MADQTFGAILERMLDRVSEELDKREGSIIYDALAPAAAELAQMYVELELNTNLFFADTATGEFLERSIAWSGITRRPASPAEIQGTFSADGGGGLDIPIGSRFSLDQLNYTAAEKLSPGNYRLTCETAGTAGNRYSGALLPIDYIPQLSRGEAVRLLIPGEDAEDDETLRRRYFDSARRPATSGNKAHYAEWALQIPGVGGARVFPLWNGPKTVKVTIADVEKKPASTLLVNQVQQYIDPVPGQGEGQAPVGALVTAASVQGKTITVSAEVTLASGYELQEVKERFQAALENYRKEKGFTATYISQSVIGALLLGTEGVADYANLLLNGGTGNVTLGAEEVPLFGAVTLEV; this is translated from the coding sequence ATGGCTGACCAGACATTCGGGGCGATTCTGGAGCGGATGCTGGATCGTGTGTCGGAAGAGCTGGACAAAAGGGAAGGCAGCATCATTTATGATGCTTTGGCCCCTGCGGCCGCGGAACTGGCCCAGATGTATGTCGAGCTGGAGCTGAATACGAATCTGTTCTTTGCCGACACGGCGACCGGCGAGTTTCTGGAACGGAGCATTGCATGGTCGGGCATCACAAGACGTCCCGCAAGCCCGGCCGAAATTCAAGGGACGTTCTCTGCGGACGGCGGCGGAGGGTTAGACATTCCGATCGGCAGCCGCTTTTCACTCGATCAATTGAACTATACGGCGGCGGAGAAGCTGTCTCCCGGTAATTACCGGCTCACCTGCGAAACGGCTGGAACAGCGGGAAACCGCTATTCCGGCGCGCTCCTGCCCATCGACTACATTCCGCAGCTCTCGCGGGGCGAGGCGGTTCGCCTGCTGATTCCCGGAGAGGATGCGGAAGACGATGAGACGCTGCGGAGGCGTTATTTCGATTCAGCCAGACGTCCGGCGACAAGCGGCAACAAAGCCCATTATGCGGAATGGGCCCTGCAAATTCCTGGCGTGGGCGGCGCGCGCGTATTTCCGCTGTGGAATGGTCCGAAGACGGTGAAGGTAACGATTGCCGACGTGGAGAAGAAACCGGCCTCCACGTTGCTTGTGAATCAGGTACAGCAATATATCGACCCGGTTCCGGGACAGGGGGAAGGACAGGCGCCCGTTGGAGCGTTGGTTACGGCAGCTTCGGTTCAGGGCAAGACCATAACGGTCTCCGCTGAGGTCACGCTGGCTTCCGGATATGAGCTGCAAGAGGTGAAGGAGCGATTTCAAGCCGCTCTTGAGAACTACCGCAAGGAAAAAGGATTTACCGCGACGTATATCAGCCAATCCGTAATCGGCGCTCTGCTGCTTGGCACCGAGGGGGTTGCCGATTATGCGAATCTGCTGCTGAACGGCGGAACGGGCAATGTGACACTCGGGGCGGAAGAAGTGCCGCTGTTCGGCGCCGTGACGTTGGAGGTGTAG
- a CDS encoding DUF2634 domain-containing protein produces the protein MIPEAGQSGYITEQAEGEAGESPSLTYGIDWKKGRIAGYVDGLEALKQAVDKALRTLRYEQLIYSSNYGTEWNLVLGQDRLLARSEIRRIVTEALLQDDRVEGVDQPEVSFNGDNVSINVTVRSRYGDIQIRKELNANG, from the coding sequence ATGATTCCCGAAGCGGGACAGTCCGGTTACATTACAGAGCAGGCGGAGGGGGAAGCGGGCGAATCCCCGAGCTTAACCTATGGTATCGACTGGAAAAAGGGACGGATTGCCGGCTATGTGGACGGCCTTGAGGCTCTGAAGCAGGCGGTAGATAAGGCGCTGCGTACACTCCGCTATGAACAGCTTATTTACAGCTCCAATTATGGAACGGAGTGGAATCTGGTGCTGGGTCAGGACCGGCTGCTGGCCAGATCGGAGATTCGGCGGATTGTAACGGAAGCGCTGCTTCAAGACGACCGGGTTGAGGGAGTGGATCAGCCAGAGGTTTCATTTAACGGCGACAATGTGTCAATTAACGTTACGGTGAGGTCGCGCTACGGAGATATCCAAATCAGAAAGGAGTTGAATGCAAATGGCTGA
- a CDS encoding DUF2577 domain-containing protein has product MLDIIKKASLGAVDSSNPVAFFYGTVIAGTPLQIQIDQKFILPGNALVLPESVMESKIPLDGGEVVLRRGLEAGDRVLLLRMQGGQSYVVLDRLVKSP; this is encoded by the coding sequence GTGTTGGATATTATTAAAAAAGCAAGCCTCGGAGCGGTGGACAGCAGCAATCCGGTGGCTTTTTTTTATGGAACGGTAATCGCGGGAACGCCGCTGCAAATCCAGATCGATCAAAAATTTATTTTGCCCGGGAACGCGCTCGTTCTGCCCGAATCGGTCATGGAGAGCAAAATCCCGCTGGATGGCGGGGAAGTCGTGCTGCGGCGGGGGCTTGAAGCGGGTGACCGTGTTCTGTTGCTGCGCATGCAGGGCGGTCAGAGCTATGTCGTGCTGGATAGGCTGGTGAAGTCGCCATGA
- a CDS encoding XkdQ/YqbQ family protein, translating to MELLVKNKEGRIWDIAGIVSDISWKTARSGKPSTLELTLLNGGIYQHPKFAIANGDIVQFRKDGINVFYGFVFSLETGQDRLLKLTAYDQIRYLLGNGSYALENVTATGVIRKIAGDYGLRTGVLEETEYIQPSLIEDDKKLLDIIMGAIESELRQKGRLLAFYDDFGKLTLRSPESMLLNVALGAGSLLYDYSLKTSIDDETYNTIILYKNNEETGKRDFYPASDKDNVKRWGILHLSQKADDNANAAQIREKAEQLLKLHNREKVSLSVQAIGDLRVRAGSFIYVLLDELEAQLFLVDQCTHNLSGGEHTMSLDIKVV from the coding sequence ATGGAACTGTTGGTCAAGAATAAGGAAGGCAGGATATGGGATATAGCTGGGATCGTCTCGGATATTTCCTGGAAAACCGCCCGCTCTGGGAAACCTTCTACACTGGAACTCACGCTCCTGAACGGGGGAATTTACCAGCATCCGAAATTTGCAATCGCCAACGGCGATATTGTGCAGTTCCGTAAGGATGGGATTAATGTTTTTTACGGATTTGTGTTCAGTCTGGAGACCGGGCAGGACCGGCTGCTCAAGCTGACGGCCTACGACCAGATCCGGTATCTGCTTGGCAACGGCAGTTATGCTCTCGAGAACGTAACGGCAACCGGCGTCATTCGCAAAATTGCGGGCGATTACGGACTCAGGACCGGCGTGCTGGAAGAGACGGAGTACATTCAACCGTCTTTAATCGAAGACGATAAGAAGCTGCTCGATATCATTATGGGGGCGATCGAATCCGAGCTTCGGCAGAAAGGACGGCTGCTGGCTTTTTACGATGATTTTGGCAAGCTTACGCTGCGCAGTCCGGAATCCATGCTGCTGAATGTGGCGCTCGGTGCGGGAAGCCTTCTATATGACTATTCACTCAAAACGAGCATTGACGACGAGACGTATAACACAATTATTTTGTACAAAAACAATGAAGAGACAGGGAAACGCGATTTCTACCCGGCCAGCGACAAGGACAATGTCAAACGGTGGGGGATTCTGCACTTGTCCCAGAAGGCGGACGACAATGCGAACGCGGCGCAAATCCGGGAGAAGGCGGAACAGCTGCTGAAGCTGCATAACCGGGAAAAGGTAAGTCTTTCGGTACAGGCCATCGGCGATTTGCGCGTGCGTGCAGGCAGCTTCATTTATGTGCTTCTGGATGAGCTTGAGGCGCAGCTGTTTCTGGTCGATCAGTGTACTCACAATCTGTCGGGGGGAGAGCATACCATGTCTCTTGATATCAAGGTGGTGTAA
- a CDS encoding LysM peptidoglycan-binding domain-containing protein, giving the protein MNTHQEYGFFLSYNNMEDIFRLPVNPETLEIKEAGEGKSYTIIDLGEINAISYPKLTEITLESIFPAQRYPFVLVPETGKNRLLKPFEYVEMIKKWMTSRRPIRFVFSGLETREPQAKPKSWLDASRYSENSTYSNDLPVSMAMSIESFNWKLSAGTSGDIEYSLSLKKYVFYQAAPVKVVKGAAKTQQQRAGDRKAPAVYKLKAGDNLWKIAQKVLGDGSRWREIQKLNAIPDSELRKLPVGKTIKLP; this is encoded by the coding sequence ATGAATACGCACCAGGAGTACGGTTTTTTTCTCAGCTATAACAATATGGAGGATATCTTCCGCCTGCCGGTCAATCCCGAGACGCTGGAAATCAAGGAAGCGGGTGAAGGTAAAAGCTATACCATTATCGATTTGGGTGAAATCAACGCCATTTCCTATCCCAAGCTGACTGAAATTACGCTGGAAAGCATCTTTCCGGCGCAGCGCTATCCTTTCGTCCTCGTGCCGGAGACAGGGAAGAACCGTTTGCTTAAACCTTTTGAATATGTGGAGATGATCAAAAAATGGATGACGAGCCGCAGGCCGATCCGTTTTGTTTTTTCCGGTCTGGAGACGCGGGAGCCGCAGGCAAAGCCGAAAAGCTGGCTGGACGCTTCGCGGTACAGTGAAAATTCCACTTATTCCAATGATTTACCCGTGAGCATGGCTATGAGCATTGAAAGCTTCAACTGGAAGCTCAGCGCCGGCACTTCAGGAGATATCGAATATTCCCTCTCGCTCAAAAAGTATGTGTTCTATCAGGCGGCCCCGGTAAAAGTCGTTAAGGGAGCGGCTAAGACTCAGCAGCAGAGAGCAGGCGACCGGAAAGCCCCGGCTGTCTATAAGCTGAAAGCGGGCGACAATCTGTGGAAAATCGCGCAAAAGGTACTGGGCGACGGCAGCAGGTGGAGAGAAATCCAGAAGCTTAACGCCATTCCTGACAGCGAGCTCAGGAAGCTTCCGGTTGGCAAAACGATTAAGCTGCCTTGA